One stretch of Girardinichthys multiradiatus isolate DD_20200921_A chromosome 2, DD_fGirMul_XY1, whole genome shotgun sequence DNA includes these proteins:
- the LOC124860516 gene encoding MANSC domain-containing protein 4-like isoform X1: MNATWGLLTVLSLVCHTESMCSPTSYYKNCWIRRFPGIFIDIEESQRRGAQLLRSYPEETALKCSRSCCLTRNFSCNLAIFHFGAQENVNCVHLHCPTLESCILSHRGNVVLYNITKGVDPDLLVFGKHFTSNVRVLPHHYSRVNATDPLLSDKRQFIHPPPHPLQPPTSAPTVKPSIPATEADTSTAQQSIRQLTTDSPTKSVLCCTEQTSPSSERHVQTTIPTTAATSTEPSITTSNSVTTATSVDLEMPPGLSTTAKPFTSIPTLHPTTTIFKLASSPSTTPPLTSETESIINSNMDATVEENHTAGGDEGQEVGEEKPVEELGPGWHAATHTLLVTVAICVTLLLSCCCSVLLVVSWRGQRKRMGRYRTSWRGKRGSMRLIKYVLVKETS, from the exons ATGAATGCCACATGGGGTCTCCTGACGGTTTTGAGTCTGGTGTGCCACACTGAGTCGATGTGCTCACCGACCTCCTACTACAAGAACTGCTGGATCCGACGGTTCCCGGGGATCTTCATCGACATCGAAGAGTCTCAGAGAAGAGGGGCGCAGCTTCTGAGGTCCTACCCAGAGGAGACGGCGCTGAAATGCAGCCGCAGCTGCTGCCTCACCAGAAACT TTTCCTGTAATCTGGCCATATTTCACTTTGGTGCACAAGAGAATGTGAACTGCGTCCACCTGCACTGTCCAACACTGGAGAGCTGCATTCTGAGTCACAGGGGGAACGTTGTCCTCTACAACATCACAAAGG GTGTGGATCCTGATCTGTTAGTGTTTGGAAAACACTTTACGTCCAACGTTCGTGTGCTTCCCCACCACTACAGCAGAGTGAACGCCACAGATCCGCTGCTCTCAGACAAGCGACAGTTCATCCATCCGCCTCCTCATCCGCTGCAGCCTCCCACCTCTGCGCCCACTGTAAAACCTTCGATTCCAGCGACTGAAGCGGACACCAGCACAGCACAGCAGAGCATTCGTCAGCTCACAACTGATTCTCCAACTAAAAGTGTCCTCTGCTGCACCGAACAAACCTCCCCATCCTCGGAAAGGCACGTGCAAACAACAATCCCAACAACTGCTGCAACATCTACTGAGCCTAGCATCACCACATCAAATTCGGTTACCACTGCAACCTCTGTTGACCTAGAGATGCCTCCAGGGTTATCTACAACTGCAAAACCCTTCACATCCATCCCTACCCTTCATCCAACCACCACCATCTTTAAGCTGGCCAGCAGCCCTTCAACAACCCCACCTCTTACGAGTGAGACAGAGAGCATCATCAACAGCAACATGGATGCCACCGTCGAGGAGAACCATACTGCAGGCGGTGATGAAGGTCAGGAAGTTGGTGAGGAAAAACCTGTAGAAGAGCTGGGGCCTGGATGGCATGCAGCCACCCACACTTTACTGGTTACTGTGGCCATCTGTGTCACGCTCCTGCTGAGCTGCTGTTGCTCTGTTCTGCTTGTGGTGAGCTGGAGGGGCCAAAGGAAGAGGATGGGCCGCTATCGCACATCGTGGAGAGGAAAACGAGGCTCCATGCGTCTGATTAAGTATGTGCTGGTTAAGGAGACCTCCTGA
- the LOC124860516 gene encoding MANSC domain-containing protein 4-like isoform X2: MNATWGLLTVLSLVCHTESMCSPTSYYKNCWIRRFPGIFIDIEESQRRGAQLLRSYPEETALKCSRSCCLTRNCVDPDLLVFGKHFTSNVRVLPHHYSRVNATDPLLSDKRQFIHPPPHPLQPPTSAPTVKPSIPATEADTSTAQQSIRQLTTDSPTKSVLCCTEQTSPSSERHVQTTIPTTAATSTEPSITTSNSVTTATSVDLEMPPGLSTTAKPFTSIPTLHPTTTIFKLASSPSTTPPLTSETESIINSNMDATVEENHTAGGDEGQEVGEEKPVEELGPGWHAATHTLLVTVAICVTLLLSCCCSVLLVVSWRGQRKRMGRYRTSWRGKRGSMRLIKYVLVKETS, translated from the exons ATGAATGCCACATGGGGTCTCCTGACGGTTTTGAGTCTGGTGTGCCACACTGAGTCGATGTGCTCACCGACCTCCTACTACAAGAACTGCTGGATCCGACGGTTCCCGGGGATCTTCATCGACATCGAAGAGTCTCAGAGAAGAGGGGCGCAGCTTCTGAGGTCCTACCCAGAGGAGACGGCGCTGAAATGCAGCCGCAGCTGCTGCCTCACCAGAAACT GTGTGGATCCTGATCTGTTAGTGTTTGGAAAACACTTTACGTCCAACGTTCGTGTGCTTCCCCACCACTACAGCAGAGTGAACGCCACAGATCCGCTGCTCTCAGACAAGCGACAGTTCATCCATCCGCCTCCTCATCCGCTGCAGCCTCCCACCTCTGCGCCCACTGTAAAACCTTCGATTCCAGCGACTGAAGCGGACACCAGCACAGCACAGCAGAGCATTCGTCAGCTCACAACTGATTCTCCAACTAAAAGTGTCCTCTGCTGCACCGAACAAACCTCCCCATCCTCGGAAAGGCACGTGCAAACAACAATCCCAACAACTGCTGCAACATCTACTGAGCCTAGCATCACCACATCAAATTCGGTTACCACTGCAACCTCTGTTGACCTAGAGATGCCTCCAGGGTTATCTACAACTGCAAAACCCTTCACATCCATCCCTACCCTTCATCCAACCACCACCATCTTTAAGCTGGCCAGCAGCCCTTCAACAACCCCACCTCTTACGAGTGAGACAGAGAGCATCATCAACAGCAACATGGATGCCACCGTCGAGGAGAACCATACTGCAGGCGGTGATGAAGGTCAGGAAGTTGGTGAGGAAAAACCTGTAGAAGAGCTGGGGCCTGGATGGCATGCAGCCACCCACACTTTACTGGTTACTGTGGCCATCTGTGTCACGCTCCTGCTGAGCTGCTGTTGCTCTGTTCTGCTTGTGGTGAGCTGGAGGGGCCAAAGGAAGAGGATGGGCCGCTATCGCACATCGTGGAGAGGAAAACGAGGCTCCATGCGTCTGATTAAGTATGTGCTGGTTAAGGAGACCTCCTGA